A stretch of Brassica napus cultivar Da-Ae chromosome C6, Da-Ae, whole genome shotgun sequence DNA encodes these proteins:
- the LOC106398844 gene encoding uncharacterized protein At4g02000-like — protein sequence MTHRYSRSAKEKWIAASRRPPRRPPVVIPTSDNTQLIEENKLTLIGRVTNPMVQKTRALVDFFTQHWSTVGAITGRDLGPHLFQFRFESEQDLQAILRAPYHFKKWMIILQRWEPIISDNFPAKIPFWIKIHDLPLHFWNELTINTIGEELGFVEDQDVDHGRVRVLINGLKPLEMHLEISLAGEVKKVELEYEKLEKHCFTCHNLSHENGDCPSHLSSRDLRSNSGTISQTRTLDHLEDSRRRRDERIGGRDPRNFHNERDRWNNNRRERPKGGPRSLEDTPRTYSVSHRPSPAASAYRDSGRRSSDSRPPGTHLS from the coding sequence ATGACGCACCGGTATTCCAGATCTGCCAAAGAGAAGTGGATTGCGGCCTCACGCAGACCACCGAGACGACCACCTGTAGTGATTCCAACTTCTGACAACACTCAGCTCATCGAGGAGAATAAGCTTACTCTTATAGGAAGGGTGACCAATCCGATGGTTCAGAAGACAAGAGCTCTGGTGGATTTCTTCACTCAACACTGGTCCACAGTGGGAGCGATAACAGGAAGAGACCTCGGACCACATCTCTTCCAGTTCCGTTTTGAGTCGGAACAGGACCTTCAGGCTATCTTACGGGCGCCTTACCACTTtaagaagtggatgatcatcCTCCAACGCTGGGAGCCGATTATCTCTGACAACTTTCCAGCCAAAATCCCCTTTTGGATCAAGATCCATGATCTCCCTCTCCATTTTTGGAATGAGCTAACTATCAACACTATAGGGGAAGAACTTGGCTTCGTCGAGGACCAAGATGTGGACCATGGCAGGGTTCGAGTTCTAATCAACGGCCTGAAACCGTTAGAGATGCATCTTGAGATCAGCTTGGCTGGTGAAGTAAAGAAGGTGGAGTTGGAATATGAGAAACTAGAAAAGCATTGTTTCACTTGCCACAACCTATCTCATGAGAATGGAGATTGTCCTTCTCATCTGTCCTCTCGTGATCTCCGGTCTAACTCCGGTACTATCAGTCAGACGAGGACTTTAGACCATCTTGAGGACTCCCGTCGGCGTCGAGATGAACGTATAGGGGGCAGAGACCCCAGGAACTTTCATAACGAGAGAGATAGATGGAACAACAACCGCAGAGAGCGTCCCAAGGGAGGCCCTCGGTCATTGGAGGATACTCCTCGGACTTACTCTGTCTCCCACCGACCCTCACCGGCTGCTTCTGCTTACAGAGACTCCGGAAGGAGATCTTCAGACAGCCGTCCCCCTGGAACACACTTGTCGTAG